One genomic window of Actinoplanes lobatus includes the following:
- a CDS encoding OsmC family protein yields the protein MPIRSASARWEGNLTEGSGTVKTGKGGLQGAYSFKSRFEEGEGTNPEELIAAAHAGCFSMAFSKGLADAGFTPTSVETVAKVHLDKTDAGFGVSRIDLETVGDVPGIDDAKFQELAAGAKENCPISRLLSPGAEISLVAKLS from the coding sequence ATGCCTATTCGTTCTGCTTCTGCCCGCTGGGAAGGGAACCTCACCGAGGGTTCCGGCACTGTCAAGACCGGCAAGGGCGGCCTCCAGGGCGCCTACTCCTTCAAGTCGCGCTTCGAGGAGGGTGAGGGGACCAACCCCGAGGAGTTGATCGCGGCCGCGCACGCCGGCTGCTTCTCGATGGCCTTCTCGAAGGGCCTCGCCGACGCGGGCTTCACGCCCACCTCGGTGGAGACCGTCGCGAAGGTCCACCTGGACAAGACCGACGCCGGGTTCGGCGTCTCCCGCATCGACCTGGAGACCGTCGGCGACGTCCCCGGGATCGACGACGCCAAGTTCCAGGAGCTGGCAGCGGGCGCCAAGGAGAACTGCCCGATCTCGCGCCTGCTCAGCCCGGGCGCGGAGATCAGCCTGGTCGCGAAGCTGTCCTGA
- the serS gene encoding serine--tRNA ligase, translating into MIDLRLLRDDPELIRASQRLRGESTELVDDLLRADEERRAATQRFETVRAEQKSIGKEVAKASGDERAALLARTKDLAVEVKAAEAAAGEADQALRRAHLAVPNVTVGAPPGGEDDFVVLREVGDKPQIAEPRDHLEIGEALRAIDTERGAKVSGSRFYFLTGVGALLQLGMLQLAIQQAVEHGFTPSITPTLVRPESMEGTGFLGAHASEIYRLEADDLYLVGTSEVALAAYHSNEIIDLNSGPSRFAGWSTCYRREAGSHGKDVRGILRVHQFDKVEMFSFCRPEEAEAEHLRLLAMEEEMLAKVEIPYRVIDVAAGDLGSSAVRKFDCEAWVPSQGRYREVTSTSNCTTFQARRLNVRYRDADGKPQIAATLNGTLATTRWLIPILENHQQPDGSVRVPKALQPFLGREVLEPAR; encoded by the coding sequence GTGATTGACCTGCGTCTGCTTCGTGACGACCCCGAACTGATCCGCGCCAGCCAGCGGCTGCGCGGTGAGTCCACCGAGCTCGTGGACGACCTGCTGCGTGCCGACGAGGAGCGCCGGGCCGCCACCCAGCGGTTCGAGACGGTCCGGGCGGAGCAGAAGTCCATCGGCAAAGAGGTCGCCAAGGCTTCCGGGGACGAGCGGGCCGCGCTGCTCGCGCGTACCAAGGATTTGGCCGTTGAGGTGAAGGCGGCGGAGGCCGCCGCCGGCGAGGCCGACCAGGCGCTGCGCCGGGCCCACCTCGCGGTGCCGAACGTGACCGTGGGCGCCCCGCCCGGCGGCGAGGACGACTTCGTCGTGCTGCGCGAGGTCGGCGACAAGCCGCAGATCGCCGAGCCGCGGGACCACCTGGAGATCGGGGAGGCGCTGCGGGCCATCGACACCGAGCGCGGCGCCAAGGTGTCCGGGTCGCGGTTCTACTTCCTCACCGGGGTGGGCGCCCTGCTCCAGCTCGGGATGCTCCAGCTGGCCATCCAGCAGGCGGTCGAGCACGGTTTCACGCCGTCGATCACGCCCACCCTGGTGCGGCCGGAGTCGATGGAGGGCACCGGCTTCCTGGGCGCGCACGCCAGCGAGATCTACCGGCTCGAGGCCGACGACCTCTACCTGGTCGGCACCTCGGAGGTGGCGCTCGCGGCCTACCACTCGAACGAGATCATCGACCTGAACAGCGGGCCGTCGCGGTTCGCCGGCTGGTCGACGTGCTACCGGCGGGAGGCCGGCTCGCACGGCAAGGACGTGCGCGGCATCCTGCGGGTCCACCAGTTCGACAAGGTGGAGATGTTCTCCTTCTGCCGTCCCGAGGAGGCGGAGGCCGAGCACCTGCGGCTGCTCGCCATGGAGGAGGAGATGCTGGCCAAGGTCGAGATCCCGTACCGGGTGATCGACGTGGCCGCCGGTGACCTCGGGTCGAGCGCGGTCCGCAAGTTCGACTGCGAGGCGTGGGTGCCGTCGCAGGGGCGGTACCGCGAGGTCACCTCGACGTCGAACTGCACCACCTTCCAGGCGCGGCGGCTCAACGTGCGCTACCGGGACGCGGACGGCAAGCCGCAGATCGCCGCCACGCTGAACGGGACACTCGCCACCACCCGCTGGCTCATCCCGATCCTGGAGAACCACCAGCAGCCGGACGGTTCGGTACGGGTCCCGAAGGCGTTGCAGCCCTTCCTCGGCCGTGAGGTCCTGGAACCTGCCAGGTAA
- a CDS encoding HAD family hydrolase: MKPGLPKLIATDLDGTLVRSDNTVSAYTHEVLDRVRAAGIRIVAATGRGPRLTSLTRNDIRVADFLVLAQGGWVLDLEDSRYLRQARLPGPALGRVLGALESVAGPLSVMFEALEHDESPLWGDYDPTWRFPVTVEDRPRAECLDAEVIKAFARSFELGVDELLAMAHRVVPPALATVTQAGLDYVEICPPSVDKGTGLSVVAESIGVDPSDVLVFGDMPNDLPMFAWAGWGRVAVANAHPSLLAVADDVTLTNDEDGVAHYLDRLLSR; this comes from the coding sequence ATGAAGCCTGGGCTCCCCAAGCTGATCGCCACGGATCTGGACGGCACCCTGGTCCGCAGTGACAACACCGTCTCGGCGTACACGCACGAGGTCCTCGACCGGGTCCGCGCCGCCGGCATCCGGATCGTCGCCGCCACCGGCCGCGGCCCCCGCCTCACCTCGCTCACCCGCAACGACATCCGGGTCGCCGACTTCCTGGTGCTCGCCCAGGGCGGCTGGGTGCTCGACCTGGAGGACTCCCGCTACCTGCGGCAGGCCCGCCTACCCGGCCCGGCGCTCGGCCGGGTGCTCGGCGCGCTGGAGTCGGTGGCCGGGCCGCTGTCGGTGATGTTCGAGGCACTGGAGCACGACGAGTCCCCGCTCTGGGGCGACTACGACCCGACCTGGCGCTTCCCGGTGACCGTGGAGGACCGGCCACGCGCCGAGTGCCTCGACGCCGAGGTGATCAAGGCATTCGCCCGGTCGTTCGAGCTGGGCGTCGACGAGTTGCTCGCGATGGCCCACCGGGTGGTGCCGCCGGCCCTGGCGACGGTCACCCAGGCCGGCCTCGACTACGTGGAGATCTGCCCGCCCTCGGTGGACAAGGGCACCGGCCTGTCGGTGGTCGCCGAGTCGATCGGCGTCGACCCGTCGGACGTGCTGGTCTTCGGCGACATGCCCAACGACCTGCCGATGTTCGCCTGGGCCGGCTGGGGACGGGTGGCGGTCGCCAATGCACACCCGTCGTTGCTCGCGGTGGCCGACGATGTGACCCTCACCAATGACGAGGACGGCGTGGCGCACTATCTGGACCGGCTATTGTCCAGGTGA
- a CDS encoding HAD family hydrolase: MADFRLVATDIDGTLITSDRSLSPGTREVLERIPVPVVLVTGRPLRWLNQLNDQLSAPLPAVCANGAVIYDPDTDEVLRADPLPGDLLIDVVKRLRDTVPDVSLAVEIEDGRAFLHEDTWTIRWEHDDRVRVIASPEELTAAPAVKLLARSATADPDDFLELVSRTLGDRAEATRSSSSALVEISAAGVTKAAGLAWLCERHGVTADQVVAFGDMPNDIPLLSWAGRGVAVGNAHPALRAIADDVTGTNDEDGVARYLQKLFKLC; the protein is encoded by the coding sequence ATGGCAGACTTCCGGCTCGTCGCCACCGACATCGACGGCACCCTGATCACCAGCGACCGCAGCCTGTCCCCCGGCACCCGGGAGGTGCTGGAGCGCATCCCGGTCCCGGTGGTCCTGGTCACCGGCCGCCCGTTGCGCTGGCTCAACCAGCTCAACGACCAGTTGTCGGCACCGCTGCCCGCGGTCTGCGCGAACGGCGCGGTCATCTACGACCCGGACACCGACGAGGTGCTGCGTGCCGATCCGCTGCCCGGCGACCTGCTGATCGACGTCGTGAAGCGCCTGCGCGACACGGTTCCGGACGTGTCCCTGGCCGTCGAGATCGAGGACGGCCGCGCCTTCCTGCACGAGGACACGTGGACCATCCGCTGGGAGCACGACGACCGGGTCCGGGTGATCGCCTCCCCGGAGGAGCTGACCGCGGCCCCCGCCGTGAAGCTGCTGGCCCGCTCCGCCACCGCCGACCCCGACGACTTCCTGGAGCTGGTCAGCCGCACCCTGGGCGACCGGGCCGAGGCGACCCGGTCGTCGTCGTCGGCGCTCGTCGAGATCTCCGCGGCCGGCGTCACCAAGGCCGCCGGGCTGGCCTGGCTCTGTGAGAGGCACGGCGTCACCGCTGACCAGGTCGTCGCCTTCGGCGACATGCCCAACGACATTCCGCTGCTGAGCTGGGCGGGCCGGGGCGTCGCGGTGGGCAACGCGCATCCCGCGCTGCGCGCGATCGCCGACGACGTCACCGGCACCAACGACGAGGACGGCGTCGCGCGCTACCTGCAAAAACTCTTCAAGCTTTGCTAG
- a CDS encoding bacterial proteasome activator family protein — translation MTDDTRTTEHKEDGSVIVVGPDGRPMGTVEPDGSLTPEEPGNLIEQPAKVMRIGSMIKQLLEEVRAAPLDEASRGRLREIHQRSITELEDGLAPELREELERLSLPFEGETPPSEAELRIAQAQLVGWLEGLFHGIQAALVAQQMAARLQLEQMRGGVPGRPALPMGNLIPGAGAPGQGENVHGRTGQYL, via the coding sequence ATGACCGACGACACCCGTACCACCGAGCACAAGGAAGACGGCTCCGTCATCGTCGTGGGCCCGGACGGCCGCCCGATGGGTACGGTCGAGCCCGACGGCTCGCTCACGCCCGAGGAGCCCGGCAACCTCATCGAGCAGCCCGCCAAGGTCATGCGAATCGGCAGCATGATCAAGCAGCTGCTCGAGGAGGTGCGGGCGGCTCCGCTCGACGAGGCGAGTCGCGGCCGGCTGCGGGAGATCCACCAGCGGTCGATCACCGAGCTCGAGGACGGTCTCGCCCCCGAGCTGCGCGAGGAGCTGGAGCGTCTGTCCCTGCCGTTCGAGGGCGAGACCCCGCCCAGCGAGGCCGAGCTGCGCATTGCCCAGGCCCAGCTGGTCGGCTGGCTGGAGGGCCTCTTCCACGGCATCCAGGCGGCTCTCGTCGCCCAGCAGATGGCCGCCCGCCTGCAACTCGAGCAGATGCGCGGTGGCGTCCCGGGCCGCCCGGCCCTGCCGATGGGCAACCTCATCCCGGGCGCCGGCGCTCCCGGCCAGGGGGAGAACGTGCACGGCCGCACCGGCCAATACCTCTAA
- the ddaH gene encoding dimethylargininase, with the protein MSYTERLPRNRTYLMCPPEHFTVEYAINPWMDTTVTVDARLAVKQWDQLRTTLSGLGHVVHVLDPEPGLPDMVYSANGAFSVDGTVYGARFLHPQRSAEAAAHQAFYLANEGWNFIAPEHVNEGEGDFAYLPAAYGGIVLAGYGFRTDPAAHAEAQEVLGRPVISLKLVDPAFYHLDTALAALDDRHVTYYPGAFSEASQQVLRQLFPDAVIADRADAEAFGLNLVSDGRHVILNTEAVAMGHKVREAGYLPVHVDLSELKRGGGSIKCAVAELRP; encoded by the coding sequence ATGAGCTACACGGAGCGCTTGCCGCGAAACAGGACATACCTCATGTGTCCCCCCGAGCATTTCACGGTCGAGTACGCCATCAACCCCTGGATGGACACCACCGTCACGGTCGACGCCCGTCTTGCCGTCAAGCAGTGGGACCAGCTCCGTACCACCCTCTCCGGCCTGGGCCACGTCGTGCACGTGCTCGACCCGGAGCCCGGCCTGCCGGACATGGTCTACTCCGCCAACGGCGCCTTCTCCGTCGACGGGACCGTCTACGGCGCCCGCTTCCTGCACCCGCAGCGCTCCGCCGAGGCCGCCGCCCACCAGGCGTTCTACCTGGCTAACGAGGGCTGGAACTTCATCGCCCCGGAGCACGTCAACGAGGGCGAGGGCGACTTCGCGTACCTGCCCGCGGCCTACGGCGGCATCGTCCTGGCCGGCTACGGCTTCCGCACCGACCCGGCCGCGCACGCCGAGGCGCAGGAGGTCCTGGGCCGCCCGGTGATCTCGCTCAAGCTGGTCGACCCGGCCTTCTACCACCTGGACACCGCGCTCGCCGCCCTCGACGACCGGCACGTCACCTACTACCCCGGCGCCTTCTCCGAGGCGTCCCAGCAAGTGCTGCGCCAGCTCTTCCCGGACGCCGTCATCGCCGACCGCGCCGACGCCGAGGCGTTCGGCCTCAACCTGGTCAGCGACGGCCGGCACGTGATCCTCAACACCGAGGCCGTCGCGATGGGCCACAAGGTCCGCGAGGCCGGTTACCTCCCCGTTCACGTGGATCTCTCCGAGCTCAAACGGGGCGGCGGCAGCATCAAGTGCGCGGTAGCCGAACTGCGCCCCTGA
- a CDS encoding Lrp/AsnC family transcriptional regulator, which yields MQMDAVDQRIIALLVADARSSYAEIGARVSLSAPAVKRRVDRLRADGVIKGFTAVIEPAAVGWTTEAFVELFCTGRTTPAQITVATRRHPEVVGAYTVSGQADALVHLRAADIGHLEQALERLRAEPFVTSTRSMVVLSRLVETPTAVPL from the coding sequence TTGCAGATGGACGCCGTCGACCAGCGAATCATTGCGCTCCTCGTCGCGGACGCCCGCTCTTCGTACGCTGAGATCGGTGCAAGGGTGTCATTGTCGGCACCCGCGGTGAAAAGACGCGTCGATCGACTGCGCGCTGACGGGGTCATCAAGGGATTCACGGCCGTCATCGAACCCGCCGCCGTGGGCTGGACCACCGAGGCGTTCGTCGAGCTGTTCTGCACCGGGCGCACCACACCGGCGCAGATCACCGTGGCCACCCGCAGGCATCCCGAGGTGGTCGGCGCCTACACCGTCTCCGGACAGGCGGACGCGCTGGTGCACCTGCGGGCCGCCGACATCGGGCACCTCGAACAGGCGCTGGAGCGACTCCGGGCCGAGCCGTTCGTGACCTCGACCCGGAGCATGGTGGTGCTGTCGCGGCTGGTGGAGACGCCGACCGCGGTGCCGCTATAG
- a CDS encoding T3SS (YopN, CesT) and YbjN peptide-binding chaperone 1, producing the protein MTAEGAASEAYEGGLLDEPTTADLKAKVTQAWREFAAALAGLLPTLEPGAHIDLTLDPTASGTGTAVYSVSIRVLPEGVVEALAVGNAALPQEFRMDRAAVADLVALGWSPPGVLPGSGDSFGLRSSQDRAAQVATIVTRTLRDVHGAPHPAFLVYLVHDEDDEPIESSPLGTARHEPSIEAGLSLDDDEALDAALAGVTDDVVPLEERVRTVVATMSKTTVDQLQVDADGDIGIRAGSAMVFVRVRDNPPLVDVFSPILTEVEPTEQLYVKLSELTNRMPIGRLYCAQDTVWASIPVFGRNFQAVHLMLAVQVMTGLADELDDRLHGEFGGKRFFGEGDKPSAGKSDDEHRPGMYL; encoded by the coding sequence ATGACGGCAGAAGGCGCCGCGAGCGAGGCGTACGAAGGCGGTTTACTCGACGAGCCGACCACGGCCGACCTGAAGGCGAAGGTCACCCAGGCGTGGCGGGAGTTCGCCGCCGCGCTGGCCGGACTGCTGCCGACCCTGGAGCCGGGCGCGCACATCGACCTGACGCTCGACCCCACCGCCTCGGGCACCGGCACGGCCGTCTACTCGGTCAGCATCCGGGTGCTGCCGGAGGGCGTCGTCGAGGCGCTCGCGGTCGGCAACGCGGCGCTGCCGCAGGAGTTCCGGATGGATCGCGCCGCCGTCGCCGACCTGGTCGCGCTCGGCTGGTCGCCGCCGGGCGTGCTGCCGGGCTCGGGCGACTCGTTCGGGCTGCGCTCGTCGCAGGACAGGGCCGCCCAGGTCGCCACCATCGTCACCCGCACCCTGCGGGACGTGCACGGCGCCCCGCACCCGGCCTTCCTGGTCTACCTGGTGCACGACGAGGACGACGAGCCGATCGAGTCCAGCCCGCTCGGCACCGCCCGTCACGAGCCCAGCATCGAGGCCGGGCTGAGCCTGGACGACGACGAGGCTCTCGACGCCGCCCTGGCCGGGGTGACCGACGACGTGGTGCCGCTGGAGGAGCGGGTCCGTACGGTCGTGGCCACCATGTCCAAGACCACCGTCGACCAGCTCCAGGTCGACGCCGACGGCGACATCGGCATCCGGGCCGGCTCGGCGATGGTATTCGTCCGGGTTCGCGACAATCCGCCCCTGGTCGACGTCTTCTCCCCGATCCTCACCGAGGTCGAGCCGACCGAGCAGCTCTACGTGAAGCTGTCCGAGCTCACCAACCGCATGCCGATCGGCCGTCTCTACTGCGCGCAGGACACCGTGTGGGCGTCGATCCCGGTGTTCGGCCGCAACTTCCAGGCGGTCCACCTCATGCTGGCGGTGCAGGTGATGACCGGTCTGGCCGACGAGCTGGACGACCGGCTGCACGGCGAGTTCGGTGGCAAGCGGTTCTTCGGCGAGGGTGACAAGCCGTCGGCGGGCAAGTCCGACGACGAGCACCGCCCCGGCATGTACCTATAG
- a CDS encoding DUF6457 domain-containing protein, which yields MSELDEWVAEVAAELGLGDVDVPTKAVLDVARDVAHNVLRPGAPVSAYLLGLAVAAGADPADAAQRISALALRRAVPGN from the coding sequence ATGAGCGAGCTTGACGAGTGGGTGGCCGAGGTCGCCGCCGAGTTGGGGCTCGGTGACGTGGACGTGCCGACCAAGGCGGTCCTCGACGTGGCCCGCGATGTCGCGCACAACGTCCTGCGGCCCGGGGCGCCGGTCTCCGCGTACCTTCTCGGGCTCGCCGTGGCCGCGGGCGCCGACCCGGCCGACGCCGCTCAGCGGATCAGCGCGCTGGCGCTGCGCCGGGCCGTTCCCGGCAACTAG
- the mobA gene encoding molybdenum cofactor guanylyltransferase, translating into MGGFAAVVLAGGAARRMGGADKPALAVAGQSMLTRVLAAVHDADPRVVVGRIAPDFPVPVHVTREEPPGGGPVAAAAAGLALVPSQVTYTALLAADLPLLTGEAVDVLRLTLESAPMEGAVYRDTDGHLQLLCGVWRTAGLRAALDRVAEARGGLHGAPVRALLDHSRVAEVSWRRPGPPPWFDCDTDDDLRTAEEWAQ; encoded by the coding sequence GTGGGGGGATTCGCGGCAGTGGTCTTGGCCGGTGGTGCGGCACGGCGGATGGGCGGTGCCGACAAACCGGCCCTCGCGGTCGCCGGCCAGTCGATGCTCACCCGGGTGCTGGCGGCGGTGCACGACGCCGACCCGCGTGTCGTGGTCGGCCGGATAGCGCCGGACTTCCCGGTTCCGGTGCACGTCACCCGGGAGGAACCGCCCGGTGGTGGGCCGGTCGCGGCGGCCGCGGCGGGGCTCGCCCTGGTGCCGTCGCAGGTCACCTACACCGCCCTGCTCGCCGCCGACCTGCCCCTGCTGACCGGTGAGGCGGTCGACGTGCTGCGGCTGACCCTGGAGTCGGCGCCGATGGAGGGCGCGGTCTACCGGGACACCGACGGGCACCTGCAACTGCTGTGCGGGGTCTGGCGTACTGCCGGGTTGCGTGCCGCCCTCGACCGGGTGGCCGAGGCCCGCGGCGGTCTGCACGGCGCCCCGGTCCGGGCGCTGCTCGATCACTCCCGGGTCGCCGAGGTGTCCTGGCGCCGGCCCGGCCCGCCCCCGTGGTTCGATTGCGACACCGACGACGATCTACGCACCGCGGAGGAATGGGCGCAATGA
- the fdhD gene encoding formate dehydrogenase accessory sulfurtransferase FdhD — MARSTTRRTVVTIDVSVSPAARSRQDHLTAEEPLEIRVGKKPLAVTMRTPGHDIDLAMGFLLSEGVISRAGDVTTAQLCAGTDTPNTYNVVDVVLDPSVPPPVTDPSRNFYTTSSCGVCGKASIDAVRVRSHFDVAADPMRVPAGLLAGLPEKLRAAQRTFDRTGGLHAAGLFTAEGELVVLREDVGRHNAVDKVLGWALREGRLPLTGHVLLVSGRASFELTQKAWMAGLPMLAAVSAPSTLAAELAEEAGMTLVGFLREPRMNVYSGAHRVTS, encoded by the coding sequence ATGGCCAGGAGCACGACCCGCCGCACGGTGGTCACCATCGATGTCAGCGTGTCGCCGGCCGCCCGCAGCCGCCAGGATCACCTGACGGCCGAGGAGCCGCTGGAGATCCGGGTTGGCAAGAAGCCGCTCGCGGTGACCATGCGCACCCCCGGCCACGACATCGACCTGGCGATGGGCTTCCTGCTCAGCGAGGGTGTGATCAGCCGGGCCGGGGATGTGACGACGGCCCAGCTGTGCGCCGGCACGGACACGCCGAACACCTACAACGTGGTGGACGTCGTGCTCGATCCGAGCGTGCCGCCGCCGGTCACCGACCCGAGCCGCAACTTCTACACGACCAGTTCCTGCGGGGTCTGCGGCAAGGCCAGCATCGACGCGGTACGCGTACGGTCGCACTTCGACGTGGCCGCCGACCCGATGCGGGTTCCGGCCGGGCTGCTCGCCGGCCTGCCGGAGAAGCTGCGCGCCGCCCAGCGCACCTTCGACCGCACCGGCGGTCTGCACGCCGCCGGCCTCTTCACCGCGGAGGGGGAGTTGGTGGTGCTGCGTGAGGACGTGGGACGGCACAACGCGGTGGACAAGGTGCTCGGGTGGGCGCTGCGGGAGGGCCGGCTGCCGTTGACCGGGCATGTGCTGCTGGTGTCCGGGCGGGCCAGTTTCGAGCTCACCCAGAAGGCGTGGATGGCCGGGCTGCCGATGCTGGCCGCGGTGTCGGCGCCGAGCACCCTCGCCGCGGAACTGGCCGAGGAAGCCGGAATGACACTTGTCGGTTTCCTTCGCGAACCGCGGATGAACGTCTACTCGGGCGCACATCGCGTCACCTCCTGA
- a CDS encoding alkaline phosphatase D family protein — protein MPISRRTLLTSAAGAATVIPLSAATTPGRGPLPADPFTLGVASGDPSPDGFVLWTRLAVTPLAADGLGGMPSRAVPVTWELAADERFRRVIRRGVTAARPDRAHSVHVELDGLAPGREFFYRFHAERYTSPTGRTRTAPARWSRPSALAMAFASCSQYEHGYFTAYRRLAEDEPELILHLGDYQYEYAPDTYNIPGGNPRDHEGPETVTLANYRQRHAQYKTDPDLQAAHAVAPWAVVWDDHETENNWADEVPEQPDPNFLARRAAAFQAYWENMPLRRSSIPNGIDMLLHRRLHWGRLATFHMLDTRQYRDDQGCGDGYKDCAAAADPARSITGAEQEAWLLDGFRRSTARWDVLGQQVFFGQRDNNSGPQKVLSMDSWDGYQGSRDRITRGWVDARVRNPVVLTGDVHAHWADELKLDWNDPTSKTVGTELVCSSITSGGNGADVASGNHTWAAWNPHLRFYNNQRGYVRARITGETLIADFVVLPYVTEAGAPAHTRASFVIEDRVPGLHKVADNPTPSPGLRTTAPEDQGAETVRQETERP, from the coding sequence ATGCCGATCTCGCGCCGTACCCTGCTGACCTCGGCGGCCGGTGCCGCCACCGTGATTCCGCTGTCCGCCGCGACCACCCCCGGCCGCGGCCCGCTGCCGGCCGACCCGTTCACCCTCGGCGTCGCCTCCGGTGACCCGTCCCCGGACGGCTTCGTGCTCTGGACCCGGCTCGCCGTCACCCCACTCGCCGCGGACGGCCTCGGCGGCATGCCCTCCCGTGCCGTGCCGGTGACCTGGGAACTCGCCGCCGACGAGCGCTTCCGCCGGGTGATCCGCCGGGGCGTGACCGCCGCCCGCCCGGACCGGGCGCACAGCGTGCACGTCGAACTGGACGGGCTGGCGCCGGGCCGCGAGTTCTTCTACCGCTTCCATGCCGAGCGTTACACCTCGCCGACCGGGCGGACCCGGACCGCACCCGCCCGCTGGTCCCGGCCCAGCGCCCTGGCCATGGCGTTCGCCTCCTGCTCCCAGTACGAGCACGGCTACTTCACCGCCTACCGCCGGCTGGCCGAGGACGAGCCGGAACTGATCCTGCACCTCGGCGACTACCAGTACGAGTACGCGCCGGACACCTACAACATCCCCGGCGGCAACCCGCGCGACCACGAGGGCCCGGAGACCGTCACGCTGGCCAACTACCGGCAGCGGCACGCCCAGTACAAGACCGACCCGGACCTCCAGGCAGCGCACGCCGTCGCCCCGTGGGCGGTGGTCTGGGACGACCACGAGACCGAGAACAACTGGGCCGACGAGGTGCCCGAGCAGCCCGACCCGAACTTCCTGGCCCGGCGGGCCGCGGCGTTCCAGGCCTACTGGGAGAACATGCCGCTGCGGCGGTCGTCGATCCCGAACGGCATCGATATGCTGCTCCACCGACGGCTGCACTGGGGCCGGCTCGCCACCTTCCACATGCTCGACACCCGGCAGTACCGCGACGACCAGGGGTGCGGCGACGGCTACAAGGACTGCGCGGCCGCCGCCGACCCGGCCCGCTCGATCACCGGCGCCGAACAGGAGGCCTGGCTGCTCGACGGCTTCCGCCGGTCCACCGCCCGCTGGGACGTCCTCGGCCAGCAGGTCTTCTTCGGACAGCGGGACAACAACTCCGGCCCCCAGAAGGTGCTGAGCATGGACTCCTGGGACGGCTACCAGGGCTCGCGGGACCGGATCACCCGCGGCTGGGTGGACGCCAGGGTCCGCAACCCGGTGGTGCTCACCGGTGACGTGCACGCGCACTGGGCCGACGAGCTCAAGCTGGACTGGAACGACCCCACCTCGAAGACCGTCGGCACCGAGCTGGTCTGCTCGTCGATCACCTCCGGCGGGAACGGGGCCGACGTGGCGAGCGGCAACCACACCTGGGCCGCCTGGAACCCGCACCTGCGCTTCTACAACAACCAGCGCGGTTACGTCCGGGCGCGGATCACCGGGGAGACGCTGATCGCCGACTTCGTGGTCCTGCCCTACGTCACCGAGGCGGGCGCGCCGGCGCACACCCGGGCCTCCTTCGTCATCGAGGACCGGGTGCCCGGCCTGCACAAGGTCGCCGACAACCCGACCCCGTCGCCCGGCCTGCGCACGACGGCGCCGGAGGACCAGGGCGCGGAGACCGTCCGCCAGGAGACCGAACGGCCCTGA
- a CDS encoding DUF4192 domain-containing protein codes for MTGDCSLVLRTPSDLLAALPFLLGYHPRDDLALVGLRGRELDFGACLDLPPPDRCAETAREVAGAVARQRPDAMVIVGYGPPRRVTPVVLSVAEALRAAGVRIDDVLRVDDGRWWSYLCEDPGCCPPQGLPCPPPDSVIAASATYLGRVALPSREHLVAQVAAVRGPARRAMAAATERARSRFPELLDDVRRIRRAGRLAIREAEKRYRSGAALTDDEVAWLGSLLVDRGVEDYALDRTGPEEWRVRLWTDVVRRVEKAFVAAPACLLGFAAWRLGRGALARVAVDRALSAEPGHQLARMLFEVLICGVPPALVNRRAG; via the coding sequence ATGACAGGCGACTGCTCCCTCGTCCTCCGTACCCCCTCCGATCTCCTCGCGGCACTGCCGTTCCTGCTCGGCTACCACCCGCGCGACGACCTCGCCCTGGTCGGCCTGCGCGGCCGTGAGCTCGATTTCGGCGCGTGTCTCGACCTGCCGCCGCCGGACCGGTGCGCGGAGACCGCCCGGGAGGTGGCCGGAGCGGTGGCCCGGCAGCGTCCCGACGCGATGGTGATCGTCGGCTACGGGCCGCCCCGGCGGGTCACCCCGGTCGTCCTGTCCGTCGCCGAGGCGCTGCGGGCCGCCGGTGTGCGGATCGACGACGTGCTCCGGGTCGACGACGGCCGCTGGTGGTCGTATCTGTGCGAGGACCCGGGCTGCTGCCCGCCGCAGGGTCTGCCCTGCCCGCCGCCGGACAGCGTGATCGCGGCCTCGGCCACCTACCTCGGCCGGGTCGCCCTGCCCAGCCGGGAGCACCTGGTGGCCCAGGTCGCGGCGGTGCGCGGCCCGGCCCGCAGGGCCATGGCGGCGGCCACCGAACGGGCCCGGAGCCGCTTTCCCGAGTTGCTCGACGACGTCCGGCGGATCCGGCGGGCCGGCCGCCTGGCGATCCGGGAGGCCGAGAAGCGGTACCGGTCCGGTGCCGCCCTGACCGACGACGAGGTCGCCTGGCTCGGGTCGTTGCTGGTGGACCGGGGTGTGGAGGACTATGCGCTCGACCGGACCGGTCCGGAGGAGTGGCGGGTCCGGCTCTGGACCGACGTGGTGCGGCGGGTCGAGAAGGCGTTCGTGGCGGCTCCGGCCTGCCTGCTCGGGTTCGCCGCCTGGCGGCTGGGCCGGGGCGCGCTGGCCCGGGTGGCGGTGGACCGGGCCCTCAGCGCGGAGCCCGGTCACCAGCTCGCCCGGATGCTGTTCGAGGTGCTGATCTGCGGAGTGCCCCCGGCCCTGGTGAACCGTCGTGCGGGCTGA